In Helianthus annuus cultivar XRQ/B chromosome 9, HanXRQr2.0-SUNRISE, whole genome shotgun sequence, the following are encoded in one genomic region:
- the LOC110875845 gene encoding methyl-CpG-binding domain-containing protein 10-like, protein MTESSRQQNVGLYYKSSVLSEKGVGSPKTAFVEEDRNEIVRKTAHGKATTAPRKFANVAEIKEEKEPAKNHEEKIENKEKTREEILSEKTHKERDVVYRRMDEMQEEYENAVNNKRWDKKRECYYNREGEPVAEEVETEAIEAEVVKEVEEQQIEEEEKKNEKSDVGDVGEEVSVEQKLNDAEMKQPEEAENTEVPNTEVFLKKIECQSKEKRSSLAPEAADPCNS, encoded by the exons atgacaGAGTCTTCACGACAACAGAATGTCGGCTTGTATTACAAAAGTAGTGTACTTTCAGAgaaaggcgttggttcaccaaaaacAGCATTCGTTG aagaagatcgaaatGAAATTGTTCGCAAAACAGCTCATGGGAAAGCTACGACAGCACCAAGAAAGTTTGCGAatgttgctgaaattaaagaagaaaaagaacctGCTAAAAACCATGAAGAAAAGATTGAGAacaaagagaaaactcgagaagagatcttgagtgagaaaACACATAAAGAAAGAGATGTGGTTTACAGAagaatggatgagatgcaggaagaatatgagaATGCTGTCAACAACAAACGATGGGACAAGAAGAGAGAGTGTTattacaacagagaaggagaacca gttgctgaagaaGTTGAAACAGAAGCTATAGAAGCTGAAGTGGTGAAAGAAGTTGAAGAACagcaaattgaagaagaagaaaagaaaaatgaaaaatcagaTGTTGGTGATGTTGGCGAAGAAGTCAGTGTTGAACAAAAGCTGAATGATGCTGAGATGAAGCAGCCAGAGGAagctgaaaacaccgaagtgccaaacactgag GTGTTTCTGAAGAAAATTGAATGTCAATCAAAGGAGAAACGAAGCAGCCTGGCACCGGAGGCTGCTGATCCCTGCAACagttaa